In Desulfosoma caldarium, the following are encoded in one genomic region:
- a CDS encoding YggT family protein translates to MFVLSNLLLAVAEVLNIVLTVYMWIIIARAILSWVNPDPYNPIVRFLHGATEPVLYAIRRRIPAFFGGIDLTPMIVILAVLFLQRFLVSSLRELALVLRA, encoded by the coding sequence ATGTTTGTTCTCAGCAATCTTCTTCTGGCCGTGGCCGAGGTGTTGAATATCGTCTTAACCGTTTACATGTGGATCATCATTGCTCGTGCCATCCTCTCCTGGGTCAATCCCGACCCGTACAATCCCATTGTTCGCTTCCTTCACGGCGCAACGGAACCTGTCCTTTACGCTATTCGGCGGCGCATCCCCGCCTTTTTCGGGGGCATCGATTTGACTCCCATGATCGTCATTCTGGCGGTCCTTTTCCTTCAGAGGTTTCTTGTTTCATCGCTTCGTGAATTGGCATTGGTCTTAAGGGCCTAA
- a CDS encoding DivIVA domain-containing protein, with the protein MERTFGESFKRRFRLSWRGYNTREVDVFLDEVMADLNKLKAHNAALQREVQDLAKEVSEHREREKAIRNVLTSVQKASEIMKANAEKEAKLIIADAELRAEKILQSAHQRLAELHRDINELKRQRIQLEAKLRSTIETYRQLLEAQREDEPAEEGLDTKVALLNR; encoded by the coding sequence ATGGAACGGACGTTCGGTGAATCTTTCAAACGACGGTTTCGTCTCTCCTGGAGAGGCTACAATACTCGAGAGGTGGATGTCTTTCTTGACGAAGTGATGGCCGATCTGAACAAGTTGAAGGCGCACAACGCCGCTTTGCAACGTGAAGTGCAAGATCTAGCCAAAGAAGTTTCAGAACATCGGGAGCGGGAAAAAGCCATTCGCAACGTCCTTACCAGCGTACAAAAAGCTTCCGAAATCATGAAAGCCAATGCGGAAAAAGAAGCTAAACTGATCATCGCCGACGCGGAACTTCGTGCAGAAAAAATCCTTCAAAGCGCCCATCAACGCCTTGCCGAGCTCCATCGCGACATTAACGAACTCAAGCGCCAGCGCATTCAACTGGAGGCCAAGTTGCGATCCACCATCGAGACGTACCGGCAGCTTCTGGAAGCGCAGCGAGAGGACGAACCGGCTGAAGAGGGCCTGGATACCAAAGTGGCGTTGCTCAATCGCTAA
- a CDS encoding Trm112 family protein, with product MPINQELLEILVCPRCKGKIRLTDDQDGLVCDRCRLLYEIRDGIPIMLLEEAKPLA from the coding sequence ATGCCTATCAACCAAGAGCTCCTGGAAATCCTCGTGTGCCCTCGATGCAAAGGCAAGATTCGACTAACGGATGACCAGGATGGCTTGGTGTGCGACCGATGTCGGCTACTCTATGAAATTCGCGATGGCATTCCCATCATGCTTCTCGAGGAAGCCAAGCCATTGGCTTGA
- the rfaE1 gene encoding D-glycero-beta-D-manno-heptose-7-phosphate kinase, translating into MATKACSRTHRFHRLLQGLDRFSQCTVLVLGDLMLDVFLWGHVRRISPEAPVPVVEVRAETHVLGGAANVVHNIVTMGGNARVVGVVGNDAYGREVRDLLQKAQVPCHGLVIVQDRPTTVKTRVIAQHQQVVRVDREDTRPYDSEGLRAILHAVEAEVRDVDAVVVSDYAKGVVSLEVMDAVRALAQLYGIPVFVDPKVPHAPFYHHVTLVTPNTAEALAMAGMIECDDASLETAGRLLLEKLQCQHVLITRGPEGMSLFGAGTPSVHIPTVAKKVFDVTGAGDTVIAAMALATAAGLDMRDAALLANTAAGIVVGEVGTAAVEQTRLRAALQNSGGCEE; encoded by the coding sequence ATGGCCACCAAAGCCTGCTCACGCACCCATCGCTTTCACCGACTTCTTCAAGGGTTGGACCGTTTCTCTCAATGCACCGTTCTCGTGCTTGGGGATCTCATGCTGGACGTCTTCCTCTGGGGGCATGTGCGCCGTATCTCTCCGGAAGCCCCTGTTCCGGTGGTGGAAGTTCGTGCAGAAACCCACGTTTTGGGAGGCGCGGCCAATGTGGTGCACAACATCGTGACCATGGGCGGAAACGCCCGCGTGGTGGGCGTGGTAGGCAACGATGCCTACGGCCGGGAAGTCCGCGATCTCCTGCAAAAGGCTCAGGTTCCTTGCCATGGCTTGGTCATCGTTCAGGACCGGCCCACCACCGTCAAGACGCGGGTCATTGCGCAGCACCAGCAGGTGGTGCGCGTGGATCGAGAGGACACTCGTCCCTACGACTCCGAAGGGCTTCGTGCCATTCTTCATGCGGTGGAAGCGGAGGTCCGCGACGTGGATGCGGTGGTAGTGTCCGACTACGCCAAGGGAGTGGTTTCTCTCGAGGTCATGGACGCGGTGCGAGCTCTGGCGCAGCTCTACGGCATTCCGGTCTTTGTGGATCCGAAGGTGCCTCACGCCCCATTCTATCACCATGTCACCCTGGTGACTCCTAACACCGCGGAAGCCTTGGCCATGGCGGGAATGATCGAATGCGACGACGCTTCTTTGGAAACGGCAGGGCGCCTCCTTTTGGAAAAGCTTCAATGCCAGCACGTGCTCATCACCCGAGGCCCCGAGGGCATGAGTCTTTTTGGAGCGGGAACGCCATCCGTACACATTCCCACGGTGGCCAAGAAAGTCTTTGATGTCACGGGGGCCGGGGATACCGTCATTGCGGCCATGGCCTTGGCCACCGCCGCGGGGCTGGACATGCGGGATGCCGCGCTGCTCGCCAATACGGCCGCAGGCATTGTGGTGGGGGAAGTGGGGACAGCCGCCGTGGAACAGACTCGGCTTCGCGCAGCTCTTCAGAACAGCGGAGGCTGCGAAGAATGA